In the genome of Paenarthrobacter ilicis, the window TCGCCATGGACCGCCTGGACAGGGAGGTGGTCCTTCAATGGCTGCAACCGGGAAGTCAAACGGGACAAAGCCTGGCTCAGGAGGTCACGCTTCCGGGCGTCCTTCACGAAGTCCAGCAATTCGGCCACCACTGCTTCCCCGGCTCTGAGGTCCCATTGCAGGTTCCGCTCCAAGCCAGGATGCCGGAACGTGGCAAGAGCCGCGCTGGCACCGGCAATGGTGCGTCCCATGTCCCGCAGGACAGTTGGGGATAGGTGTCGCCGATCGATGAGGGGGGTTCCATCAACGAAAGTGAGGAGCCGGACGCAATGATCTTTGCCTTGGATTGATGTTGTGTTGATAGCCAGGCCGGCCGGGGACGTCACCGGCACAGGGCCATTGAGGCCGGCAGCTGCCAGTGTCTCCATGGCGGCGTTCTGGGCGGCCACTTCGTCGTGGGTGAAAGTTGGATTGCTGACCTTGAAAAGCCGTCGCTGTGTGCCATCGGACAGCAGGAAATTCCTGTCCTGCTGGCTGCCCAGTTCGCGGACGGACACCACGTCGATCCCGTACAGGGACTGCGCCAGGAGTGCCGCCTCATCAGGAGAAACGTCAGGGCGAGGAAGACCCCCTTGATCTATGACAGAAGTAGGCAAGGACATCTGATTCCTAAGTTTGATGATGATTTGTCACTAAAATGAGGTATTTAGTAATGAATCGTCATCGTATAAGATGATTCCATGAATTATCAAGAGACCAGCGGTCAGCCAGCCGACGCTGCCAAAGCGGCGGGCACGGATCACGATATGGACCATGTGGATGCCGTTGACCAGGTGCTGATCACGCACCTGCAGAAGGATGGGCGCATGCCCTACTCGGATCTGGCTGCCGCGGCAGGGCTATCTCCCGGCGGTGCCCGCCTGCGGGTGAAACGCCTCAAGGAACGGGGAATCCTGGACGTCGTAGGGGTTACCGACCCCCTGAAGCTCGGCTATCGCAGCATGGCGATGCTGGGTATACGGGTCCACGGGGACGTGGCGCGGGTCGCCGAAGAGTTGGGGGGCTTGAGCGAGGTCATCTATTTGGTGCTGACCGCAGGCTCGGTGGACATCATGGTTGAGGTCATCGCCCCTGACAATGACGGGCTCTTTGACGTCATCAACAGAAAGATCCGCCCTGTCGCCGGAATCTCTTCAGTGGAGACCTTCACCTACTACAAGATCCACACCCACCGGTTCAATTGGGGCGTCCACTAACGGCAGTTGCGCCTGGTCAGCACTTGATGCCGTCTTGCGGCAGCTTGCCGTCAACAAAGTAGTCGTCGACGGCGTTGCTGACGCACGTATTGCTGCGACCGTACGCTGTGTGCCCCTCGCCTTCCCACGTGACCAGTGAGGCGTTGCCCAGCTGCTTGCGCAGCGACTGGGACCATTCCAGTGGTGTGGCGGGATCCCCGGTGGTGCCAACCACCACAATGGGGGCCGTGCCCTTGTATTCCACCGGCGCGGGAGTGCGGGTGTTTTTGTACGGCCAGTCCCTGCAGTTGACGCCTCCATAGGCAAAGAAAGAGCCGAACGTGGGGGAGTCCTGCATGAGCTGCTGTTCCTCGGCGCGCATGCCGGCGGCGTCCCACACCATGGGGTAGTCCAGGCAGTTGATTGCCTGGAACGCCAGTGCGGAGTTGGAGCTGTACTTGCCGTTTGCTTCGCGGTCGGCACCCAGGTCGGCAAGCCGCATCATGGGTGACGCGTCGCCGGAGAATGCGGCTTCCAAGGCTTGGGTGAGGGCGGGCCAGCTTTGGTCGTTGTAAAGGGGCAGGATGAGGCCGTTCACAAAGTCGTTGCTGGTCACCGTCCGGCCGTCCTTGGCAGTCTGCGGATTCTGGTCCACGGCGTTGATGAGGTCCCGGATTTCCTGCACGCCGTTGTCCACGGAACCGCTCAGTGGGCACGAGTTTTGCTGTTGGCAGTTGGCCACGTAGGTGCGGATGGCCCGTTCGAAGGCCTTGGCCTGCCCTGCGGTGAGTTCCTCATTGCTGATGGAAGGGTCAACCGCGCCATCAAGGACCAGGCGGCCCACGTTGTCCGGGAACAGCGATGCGTAGGTGGAGCCCAGGAAAGTGCCGTAGGAAAAGCCCAGGTAGTTGAGCTTGGCATCGTTCATGACGGCCCTCAGCACGTCGAGGTCCTTGGCCGCACTGACGGTGTCGATGTGGCCCAGGACCGGGCCGGTCTGCTGGGCGCATTGATCGGCCAGGGTTTTGTTGAAGGCAAACGCAGCAGCAAGGCCGTCGTCGGTGTTCTTCCTGAAGGTCTTGGTCCGTGCGGCATCGCGTTCAGCGTCGGTCATGCAGGTCACCGGGGCGGATCGGCCCACGCCCCGGGGGTCAAAACCCACCACGTCAAAGTTGGCCCGCAGTTTCTCCGTGATCAGGCTCTTGCCGGCATCTTTGACGAAATCGACGCCGGAGCCGCCGGGGCCACCCGGATTGACCAGGACTGAGCCTTGTTTGTTGTTGGTGCTGGGGAGCTTGATCACGGAAAGGTCAATGTCCCCGCCCGCGGGATTTCCGTAATCCAAGGGAACTTTGACCTTGCCGCACAGGAATCCGTCCTGGCAGGAGGACCACTCCACGGATTGTGAGTAGTACTTTTCCAGGCCCTCGGGAGCCGATGCTGCAATGGCCGGGTCAACGGTGCTGGTGGACGGCTTTGCCGTGGGTGGCGGCATGAAAGGAAGGGTGCAGGCGCTCAGGACCAGCATGGAAACAAGGGCGACGCACAGCGCTGCAAACCGGCGGGGTGCGGACTTCATGGTTTCTCCTGGTGCTGGATGAGGCTCGTGGCCATGGACTCGACCGCCAACAGTGGTGCCACGTTGGTGGTGGTGATGCGGACACGTGCTTTGTTGATGGCGTCCATCCGGGCCAACGTGCTTTCGGGGGTTGAACGGCCTGCATAATCTTCCAGCTCGCTCGTCAGCTCAACGTTGACCAGTTCCACAGCGTTCCCCAGCTGGATGATGAGGACGTCGCGGTAGAAGGACAGAAGATCAGTCAGGGTACGGTCCAGGGAATCCGTGATGGACCTCTTGGCCCGCCGCTTTTGGTCATCTTCCAGCTGCTTCACCTGGCTGCGCATGGACGGCGGCAGGGTGCCCGACTCGGGGGCGCCCAGGCTTGCCAGCAAGGCGATTTTCTCCGCCGCATCGCGTTCGTCATTGGAGCTGTTGGCTTCGTCCGTGGCAATTTTCACCAGCTTCTCAGCCATCATCACGGCAGCCGTGACCCCCCGGAGGCCCAGGGGAATGCGGACGGTTTCGAGCCGGCGCTCCCTGGCATCCGGGTCGCGGGCCAGCCGGCGGGCAATGCCGATGTGGCTTTGGGCCGCGCGGGCGGCCCGGTCCGCGAGTTGGCGATCGACGCCGTCGCGCCTCACCAGAAGATCCGCGACGTCCGACGCCGGCGGCAACCGCAGGCTCACAGCCCGGCAGCGGGACCTGATGGTCACCAGGACATCGGCGGGGGAGGGGGCGCACAGCATCCAGATGGTTCGCGGCGTGGGTTCCTCGATGGCTTTCAACAGAACGTTGGTGGTTCGCTCGGCCATGCGGTCCGCGTCCTCCACCACGATGATCCGCCAGCGGCCTGTGGCGGGACGGTCTCCTGCTTTGGACACCAACTCCCGGGCTTCATCGATGGTGATGGTGACCTTCTCCGTCCGGACAAAGGTCACGTCGGAGTGCGTTTCGCCCAGAATCGTGTGGCACGCGGCGCATTGGCCACAACCCCGCCGGGTGACGTCGTCCTGCTCACAGTTCAAAGCGGCTGCGAAGGCTTTTGCGGCGTTGGAGCGCCCGGAACCGGGAGGGCCTGTAAAGAGCCACGCATGGGTCAGACCCGACTCGCCTTGTGCGGCTTGTTTGAGTTGCGCGACCACCGGCGCCTGTCCTTGGAGGTCGTCCCAGACGCTCACGGAGCGTCGCCCGCGGGGGTCTTGAGTGCCAGCAGGTATTCAACCCGGGACAGGATTTCCTGGGCGAGTGCATCAATTCCAGCCTCGGCCTGCAGCACCAGGTAGCTGGATGGAGTGGCGGCGGCCCGGTCCAGGAAAGCCTGGCGAATAGCGGAGTGGAAGGTGTCGGGCTCGGACTCCAGCCGGTCTTCTGCGGCACCGTCCGCAGTCCGGCGCTGCCTGCCGGCAACAGCGTCAACGTCCAGCAGAACGGTCAGATGCGGATGCAGGCCCTCGGTGGCCCATTCATTCAGGGACAGGACATCGTTGGTCCCCAAGCCCCGGCCGGCACCCTGGTACGCCACGGACGAATCGACGTAGCGGTCCGTGATGACCACTGTGCCTTGGGCGAGAGCCGGCCGAATGACCTGGCTGGCATGGGCGGCCCGGGCTGCGGCAAACATCAAGGCTTCAGTGCGGGCGTCAATGGTCCCGTGCCCGTGATCCAGCACCAGGGAGCGCAGTTTCTCCCCGATGGGGGTCCCGCCAGGTTCGCGCGTGCGCAACACGGACAATCCGCGGGCCTGGAGCGCATCAGAGAGCCTTGCCGCCTGCGTTGACTTGCCCGCGCCGTCGCCGCCTTCGAAGGCGATGAAAAGACCTTGGCTCTGAATACTCACGCGTCTAGCCTACCGATCTTCGCTGACATCAAGGCGCGTCATCCCTTTCATCCACAGGCATGTCCGCTACTAGGCTGGCACCATGAGCCTCTCCGACCAGCACGCTGCCGAATTATCCCCGGAAACCGTTGTGGTTGCTGCGGGGAGGCCGGAGCGTGCGCATGATGAGCCGGTCAATCCGCCCATTGTCCTGTCCTCCACATACTTTGGCACAGGGTCACTGAGCGACGGCGACCGAGGCTACGGACGCTACGCCAACCCCACCTGGGACCCCTTCGAGGACGCACTCGCCACACTGGAAGGTGCCACCCTGCCGGGCCTCCTCTACGCGTCCGGACTTGCCGCAGTCAGCTCGGCACTCTCACTGGTTCCGGCCAACGGAGTGGTGGTGATGCCGTCCCACAGCTACGCGGGGTCCCTCATGATGGCCACGGAACTTGCAGAGAAAGGCTTTCTGGAACTGCGCACGGTGGACATCAGCGACACAGACGCCGTCAAAGCCCTCATCAGCCCCGGGAATGGCAGGAACGCGGATCTGTTGTGGCTGGAAAGTCCCACCAACCCCATGCTGGGCATCGCGGACATCCGGGCGCTTACGGAGGCCGCCCACGCCGTGGGCGCCATCGTGGTGACGGACAATACCTTCTCCACGCCCTTGGTGCAGCAACCGCTCAAACTGGGTTCCGACGTCGTCCTCCACTCGGTGACCAAATACCTGGCGGGCCACTCGGACGTGGTCCTCGGCGCCCTGGTGACGTCCAACCCGGAGCTTCGCGCCAAACTCCTGCATCACAGGATCATCCATGGCGGCATTGCCGGACCGTTTGAGGCGTGGCTGGCCCTCCGTGGACTCCGGACGCTGGCGTTGCGGATCGAGCGCTCGCAGGCTTCGGCGGCCGTTTTGGCCGACCGTCTCCGCAGCCATCCCAGAGTGGAAGCCATCCGCTACCCGGGCTTGGAGACGGACCCGGGACATCAGCGCGCCAGGGAGCAAATGCAGGGATTCGGCTCCATCCTTTGCCTCCAGATCGCCGGCGACCACCACCGAACCGGCGCCGAAGCTGCTGACGACGTGGTCCGCGCATTGCGCCTTTGGCTTCCGGCAACATCCTTGGGCGGTGTTGAATCCCTGATTGAACGCCGACGCCGGCACACGGCCGAGCCGCACAGCGTTCCGGAGAATCTGGTCAGGTTGAGCGTTGGAATTGAGAACGTGGAAGATCTTTGGTCCGACCTTCAGCAGGCGTTGACGGCTCTGGACAGTTAGGCTGGGGGACGTGGACGGAAAAATCTTGATCGGTTATGTCACCAGCGGGGTCTATATCATCCTTGGCCTGATTGCCCTGGCCCTGGAACTGTGGGCCTTTGCCGACTGCCTGCGCCATAAGCCCACCCTGTTTGTGGCGGCATCAAAGCGGACCAAGACATTTTGGCTGGCCCTGACCGGCGGTGCTCTCCTGATCGGTGGCCTGACGGTCCTCACCGGCGGCAGCAGCCTCGGCCTGTTCGGCATCGCTGCGGTCACCGCAGCCGGCGTCTACCTGGCAGACGTCCGTCCGGCCCTGCGCGAAGCGGGCAGTGGCGGAAACCGCAATGTCGGCCCGTACGGCCCCTGGTAACCCAGCAGCCATCACCGCCCCGGCAAAACAGCACCCTGGAAACAGCACCCTAAAGGGGCGCAACAGCGTCCCACGCCACCGTCAGCTCACCCAGGCGCCAGCGCGCCGGTCCGTCCTGAAGCGGCCACCCGGCGTCGCGGAGTGAACGGCACATACCCGCCCAGCGTTGCCGGTTTCCGAACGACGCCAGCGGTGCCGCCTCCAACCAGGCTTTGTCCATGGCCCGGAGGAACGCGTGGATCGGCTCGCCCGGCACATTCCTGTGGATCAGTGCTTTGGGCAGGCGTTCGGCTACTTCGGAGGGCAACTCGAAACTGCCGAACCTTACGGAGAAGCTAAGGCTCAGAGGGCGGTCCGGGTCCAAGGCAACCCAGGTGACCCGCCGGCCAATCTCGTCGCAGGTTCCGTCAATGAACAAGCCTCCGGGAGCCAGCCGTGATTGCACCAAGCTCCAGATGCCGCCAACGTCCGCTTCCTCATATTGGCGCAGCACGTTGAAGGCGCGGACCAGCACGGGGTTGCCTGGCACCGGAAGTTCGAATCCGCCCACGTGGAAACTCAACCCCGGCCGTTCCAAGGCTTTGGCGGTGCAGACCCGCTCGGGTTCGATTTCGATTCCACATACGCGCACGTCCGGCCGCACGGCCTGCAACCGTTCGAAAAGCTCGACGGCGGTGGTTGGCGAGGCGCCGTAGCCAAGATCCACCACCAGGGGCTCGACGGCGGTGCGCAGCCGCCACGCCTGCGGACCCGCCAGCCAACGATCCAGGCGGCGCATGCGGTTCGGGTTGGTGGTTCCCCGGGTGATGTTGCCAATGGGTTTCCCGCCTCGGCTCCGGGGGGAGCCCACCCGCTCTGCTTTTTGCACCACGGCCCCCACTTTATCGTCTGGGCGGCATCGCCTTTATCGCCAAGACGGCATCGCGCCCTTTGCCGCCTTCCGCGCCCCGGACACTCGATGCGCTGGGCGGGAACGGGCGCGGAGGTGGCGACGAATCGATGCGCCGGGCGGGAACGGGCGCGGATTACGCCCAGCACGGAGTGCACCCAGCACGGACCGGGCCCGGGCTCACTCAACGGACGTAACGCACGGCTGGGCACCGAACCGCTCGGCTAGGATGAAAACCATGACTTACAAGCTGATTTTGCTGCGCCACGGCCACAGCGACTGGAACGCCAAGAACCTGTTCACCGGTTGGGTGGACGTTGACCTCAACGATCAAGGCCGCAAGGAAGCAGTACGCGGCGGTGAGCTCCTGGTGGAGAACAACATCCTCCCCGATGTCCTCTACACCTCGCTCCTGAAGCGTGCCATCAACACCGCCAACATGGCACTGGACAAAGCCAACCGCGGCTGGATCCCGGTCAAGCGGGACTGGCGCCTCAACGAGCGCCACTACGGTGCGCTCCAGGGCAAGGACAAGGCCCAGACCCTCGCCGAGTTCGGCGAAGAGCAGTTCATGGAATGGCGCCGCAGCTACGACACCCCGCCGCCGCCCCTGTCCGATGACAGCGAATTCTCCCAGGCGCACGATCCCCGTTACGCAGACCTGGGCGATGCCCTGCCGCGCACCGAGTGCCTCAAGGACGTCCTGGTCCGCCTCCTTCCCTACTGGGAATCGGACATCAAGGAGGACCTCAAGGCCGGCAAGACAGTCCTGGTCACGGCCCACGGCAACTCTCTCCGCGCCCTGGTCAAGCACCTGGACGGCATCAGCGATGACGCCATCGCCGGCCTGAACATCCCCACGGGCATCCCGCTGGTGTACGAACTGGATGAGGACTTCAAGCCGGTCAACGCCGGTGGCACCTACCTTGACCCCGAGGCAGCAGCCCAGGCCATCCTCGCGGTGGCCAACCAGGGTAAGAAATAGGCAAACGACGACGGCCGGTCACCTGAGGTGACCGGCCGTCGTCGTCGTTAATGCTGCAGTAGTTGTGAACGCGGTGTGGCTAGAAGCCTTCCGGCTGCCACTCGCCGGTCACCAGGTAGGTGACCTTGCGGGCAACCGAGACGCCGTGGTCCGCGAAGCGCTCGAAGTAGCGGCTGGCCAGGGCCACATCCACGGTGGTGGACGCGGATTCGTTCCAGTCCGGGGAAGCGATGGCCTTGAAGACGCTGAGGTGGAGATCGTCCACGGCGATGTTGATCTTCAGGATGTCCCGGGCAACTTCAAGATCGCGGGTCTCCAAAAGTTCAATGACCTTGGAGGTGATCTCAATATCGTGCTCGGCCATGGCCTTGAAGGTATGGGTCAGCGCGGAGGGAATCACCAGCGCCGGGTAGCGCAGGCGGGCCAGCTGGGCCACGTGGCGTGCCAGGTCCCCCATGCGCTCCAGCGAGGCGCTCATGCGCAAAGAACCAACGATCATGCGGAGATCGCTGGCCACCGGGCCCTGCAACGCAAGGATGTCGATGGCGCGCTCGTCCAGGCTGTTCTGCAGGAAGTCGATCCGGGCATCTGCTGCAATGACGTCCTGGGCCAGATCCACATCCGCGCCTTCGAAGGATGTTGTGGCCTTCGTAATCGCTTCGTGAACCAGTTTGGACATCTCGATGAGGTCGTCACCTACCTGGGTAAGTTCCGCCTGAAAAACCTTGCGCACTAAGGCGTCCTTTCCTTGGAGATCCCGGTTCCCGGTTATGGGGGTGGATCTCAAAAACATTGGCAATCCAACCAGTAACTGTGTCAGGCCCCAATGAACTGTTCGGCTCCTTTAGGTGAACGTTAGTTGAACCGTCCGGGTTTGGCCGCGGATCACAGCCTGGCCGTGTTTCCACAGCATAAGCTGGACACGTGGATCCATTGCTCATAGGTGTCGTAGCCGGCCTGGTAGGCCTGTCGCTTGGCGTCTTTGGCATGCTCGCTTTCAAAATCAGCGAACGTCAACGCGGCATCGTTGATCTTGATGTCGCTGAACCGTTGCTGCCGGACGGCGCAGCGGAAGTCCTGGCCGTCGTCGGGCGTGCTTTTGTTGTGGTGGATGCGATCAATGGTGTGGTGAGGGCCAGCCCCGCCGCCTATGCGTACGGCCTGGTCCGCGGCCACACCGTGGTCCACAAGCAGCTCCTGGACATGACCACCAAGGTCCGCCGTGACGGCGTCATCCTGGAGGAGCAATACGAGCTCCCGCGGGGTCCCCTGGGCAAGGGCACCATTGTGGTGCAGGTGCGGGCAGCCATGCTTGGCTCGGAATATATCGTGCTGCTGGCCGATGACCGCACGGAAATCACGCGTACTGAAGAGATCCGCAACGACTTTGTGGCCAACGTGTCCCACGAGTTGAAGACGCCGGTTGGCGCTATCTCACTCCTGGCCGAGGCCCTGGAAGCCTCGCCGGATGATGAGGAAGCTGTCCGGCGCTTCGCCAAGCGGATGCACAAGGAATCGGGGCGGTTGGCGGCCTTGGTCCAGGACATTATTGAGTTGTCCCGCCTGCAGGGCGCAAACGTGGCCCAGCAAGGCCACGCGGTGGACATCAACACCGTGATCACCGAGGCCGTGGACCGCTCGCAGCTTCCGGCCGAAAGCAAGAATATCCAGATGGTGGTAGGCGGTCATTCCGAGTCGTTGGTCTTTGGTGACCGCGACCTCCTGGTCACAGCACTGCGCAACCTGATCGACAACGCCATCCGCTACTCGCCGGAGAACAGCAGGGTGGGCGTGGGCGTCAGGACCAGGGAAGGCGTTGTTGCCATCTCCGTGACGGACCAGGGCGAAGGACTCACTCCGGAGGACCAGGAACGCGTCTTTGAGCGTTTCTTCCGGGTTGATGCTGCCCGCTCCCGGCACACCGGCGGCACCGGCCTGGGCCTCAGCATTGTTAAGCACGTTGTGTCCAACCATGGTGGCGAGGTGACCGTCTGGTCCCAGCCCGGCCAGGGATCCACGTTCACTATCCACCTGCCGGAACTGGAAGGCCAGGAAGAGGACGACGCCGTCCTGCCCGCCGCCGGGATCGGTTCAACACAGTCTTTTGAGAGTAAACAAGGGGGCGCCGCCGGCGCCCAAGAGCAAGGAGCCAGCGCTTGACCCGGATTTTGATTGTGGAGGACGAAGAGTCCTTCAGCGACCCCCTGTCCTATCTCCTGGGCAAGGAGGGCTTTGATGTTGAGGTTGTGGACAACGGCAGCGACGCTTTGGTGGAGTTCGACAGGAACGGCGCGGACCTGGTCCTGCTGGACCTTCAGCTGCCCGGAACGCCCGGCACCGAGGTGTGCCGCCAGCTGCGCCAGCGCTCCAGTGTTCCCGTCATCATGCTGACGGCCAAGGACTCTGAGATCGACAAGGTGGTGGGCTTGGAACTGGGCGCCGATGACTATGTCACCAAGCCGTACTCTTCCCGCGAGTTGGTGGCCCGGGTCAGGGCTGTCCTCCGCCGGCAGGGCGAGCCGGAAGAACTCATCACCTCCACCGTCCAGGCCGGACCGGTACGGATGGACATTGAGCGGCACGTGGTGAGCGTCAACGGGGAGCAGGTGTCCTTGCCGCTTAAGGAATTCGAGCTCCTGGAGATGTTGCTCCGGAACTCGGGCAGGGTCCTGACCCGCGGCCAGCTCATCGACCGTGTGTGGGGTTCGGACTACGTGGGCGACACCAAAACACTGGATGTCCACGTGAAGCGTCTCCGCAGCAAGATCGAGCCCGATCCGTCCCTGCCGCGCTACCTGGTGACGGTGCGGGGTTTGGGTTATAAGTTCGAGCCGTAACCCGCGGACCCAGTGCCCTTAAGGCAAACGCCTTAAGGCAAACACTCAAGACATTAAGGGAGGGTCCCGGCCGCTGAACCCAGCGGCCGGGACCCTCCCTTAATGTCTTGCGGGCCGGAATCACCGGCGCCTGATGCTACTTGGCTGCCCCTGCGGACTCCGACGGCGTGGCGGAGCCGGTGGGCGTTGCCGAACCCGACGGCATTGCGGACTCCGACGGCATGGCCGAGCCCGACGGTGTGGGGGTGGCCGAGCCGGTGGGGATGTACTGCTTGTACTCCGGCAGGGTGCCATCCACCACGGGGACGTTGATCTGGGCGGAGTCGGATCCACTGCGGACGGTCACGGAGGCCAGTCCACCGGGAGCGGCGCCGGCCGAGCTGAGGATCGCAGCGTCGGACTGCCCGTTCAGGTACGTCTCTGATTGCGCCTTGACGGGGATCTCGGTCTGAGCGCCGTTCGCACCGCTGATGGTCAGCGTGGCGTCCGAGGTGGACTGGTTGAAGACCGCACCGATAACGCGGCCGGACTCTTTTTCGCCCGAGGCGACAATGAGCATGTTGCGCAGCTGCAGTTGTCCGAGATCAGCTTTGATCCCGTCAGATGCAGAGTACTGGTGGGTGGTCTGCTGGGCGTTGACGAATCCGCAGCCGGTGACGGACAGAAGACCGACGCCGATTGCAGCCGCCGCAATTGCCAGCTTGCCGCGCTGGACAGGGTTCATCGCAGTATTGCGCACGACACCTACTCCTCAAGAGTCATTGGAACACTTTTCAGCCATAGCCTATCGGCAAACACCTCAAAAGACGGATTCGGCGGGGGTTTGTGGCGCAGCCAACTGCGGACCTTCAGCCTGCTCGCGATGGCCGGGATGCATCTTAAGTGGATTACGTCAAGAGCTTGGACGAACCCCGTTGGGGCTTGCTTCCCAGTATTGGCGCGGGTCAGAGCCCTGTGGGATGGCAGTCGTATGCCTTAAACGTGATAGACTAGTGTGCGGGAAAGGGGAAAGTCCACATGGTTTTTGAGGTCGGCGAGACAGTAGTTTACCCTCACCACGGTGCAGCAAAAATTGAAGAAATCAAGATGCGCACCATCAAGGGCGAAGAGAAAATGTATCTCAAGCTCAAGGTGGCCCAGGGTGATCTGACCATTGAAGTTCCAGCAGAGAATGTTGATCTTGTTGGTGTTCGGGACGTAGTGGGCAAGGAAGGCTTGGAGCACGTTTTTGACGTTCTCCGTGCCGAGTTCACCGAAGAACCCACCAACTGGTCACGTCGTTACAAGGCGAACCTGGAGAAGCTTGCTTCAGGTGATGTCATCAAGGTGGCAGAGGTCGTTCGCGATCTTTGGCGTCGTGATCACGATCGCGGCCTTTCCGCAGGTGAGAAGCGGATGCTGGCCAAGGCACGGCAGATTCTGATTTCAGAACTGGCTTTGGCCGAAAAGACGGATGAAGAGAAGGCTGCAAGCGTTCTTGACGAGGTCTTGGCTTCCTAAGAATTGAGCCCGGTGGTGCGAAGGCGCCGCCGGGTTTCTTTTTGCCTAAATGCGCCCGGGAAGTACCCTTGAGGCCATGACTCACCCTTCCAATCGCGCCGTCACGGCCGTGATCGTGGTGGCCGCCGGTTCAGGTGAACGCCTGGGCTACGGTATGCCGAAAGCCCAGGTTCCCTTGGGCGGAGAAACCATCCTCATGCACGCCCTGCGCGGCGTGGTGGCGTCCGATGTCGCACGCCAGATCTGCGTTGCAGTTCCCCAGGGGGACACGATCCTGCGCGAACAGATAGCCGGGTTCACGGTTGACCTGGTGGACGGCGGACCGGAAATCACGGTGGTCGACGGCGGTTCCTCCCGCGCGGATTCGGTCCGTGCCGCACTGGCAGCCTTGGAAGACGGCACGCAATTCGTCCTGGTGCACGATGCTGCCAGGGCACTGGCCCCTGAACGCGTGTTCCAGCGGGTGTCCGACGCCCTGGCCGCCGGTGCCAAGGCCGTCATTCCCGTGATGCCTGTAGTGGACACCATCAAGACCGTTGCAGCAACGGATGCCGGTGACGATTCCATCGCGCCGGAAGTCGTGACCGGAACCGCGCCGCGTGAGCAACTCCGGGCCGTCCAGACGCCGCAGGGCTTTGAACTGGACACCCTCCGCCGGGCCCACCAGGCCGCCGGTACCTTCGATCACAAGCAGTCAGCCGCCGTCACGGACGACGCCATGCTGGTTGAACTGCTGGGTTCTCCGGTCCATGCGGTCCGTGGCGCCAGCCAATCGCTGAAAATCACCACACCCCTGGACCTGATCATCGCAGAAGGCCTCCTCGAAGGGCCCCTTGGCATGCGCTGGGTGGAAGGATGACCATGCCGGAGAACATGATGCTGCCCAGGACCGGTGTGGGCATTGACGTCCATGCTTTCGCCCCCGCAGATGATCCCCAGCCGCTGTGGCTTGGGGGGCTCCACTGGGAAGGCGAGCAGGGCCTGTCCGGTCATTCCGACGGCGATTGCGTTGCCCATGCGGCAGCCGATGCCCTGTT includes:
- a CDS encoding phosphoglyceromutase, whose product is MTYKLILLRHGHSDWNAKNLFTGWVDVDLNDQGRKEAVRGGELLVENNILPDVLYTSLLKRAINTANMALDKANRGWIPVKRDWRLNERHYGALQGKDKAQTLAEFGEEQFMEWRRSYDTPPPPLSDDSEFSQAHDPRYADLGDALPRTECLKDVLVRLLPYWESDIKEDLKAGKTVLVTAHGNSLRALVKHLDGISDDAIAGLNIPTGIPLVYELDEDFKPVNAGGTYLDPEAAAQAILAVANQGKK
- the phoU gene encoding phosphate signaling complex protein PhoU, producing the protein MRKVFQAELTQVGDDLIEMSKLVHEAITKATTSFEGADVDLAQDVIAADARIDFLQNSLDERAIDILALQGPVASDLRMIVGSLRMSASLERMGDLARHVAQLARLRYPALVIPSALTHTFKAMAEHDIEITSKVIELLETRDLEVARDILKINIAVDDLHLSVFKAIASPDWNESASTTVDVALASRYFERFADHGVSVARKVTYLVTGEWQPEGF
- a CDS encoding sensor histidine kinase, with translation MLIGVVAGLVGLSLGVFGMLAFKISERQRGIVDLDVAEPLLPDGAAEVLAVVGRAFVVVDAINGVVRASPAAYAYGLVRGHTVVHKQLLDMTTKVRRDGVILEEQYELPRGPLGKGTIVVQVRAAMLGSEYIVLLADDRTEITRTEEIRNDFVANVSHELKTPVGAISLLAEALEASPDDEEAVRRFAKRMHKESGRLAALVQDIIELSRLQGANVAQQGHAVDINTVITEAVDRSQLPAESKNIQMVVGGHSESLVFGDRDLLVTALRNLIDNAIRYSPENSRVGVGVRTREGVVAISVTDQGEGLTPEDQERVFERFFRVDAARSRHTGGTGLGLSIVKHVVSNHGGEVTVWSQPGQGSTFTIHLPELEGQEEDDAVLPAAGIGSTQSFESKQGGAAGAQEQGASA
- a CDS encoding response regulator transcription factor, translating into MTRILIVEDEESFSDPLSYLLGKEGFDVEVVDNGSDALVEFDRNGADLVLLDLQLPGTPGTEVCRQLRQRSSVPVIMLTAKDSEIDKVVGLELGADDYVTKPYSSRELVARVRAVLRRQGEPEELITSTVQAGPVRMDIERHVVSVNGEQVSLPLKEFELLEMLLRNSGRVLTRGQLIDRVWGSDYVGDTKTLDVHVKRLRSKIEPDPSLPRYLVTVRGLGYKFEP
- a CDS encoding CarD family transcriptional regulator, translating into MVFEVGETVVYPHHGAAKIEEIKMRTIKGEEKMYLKLKVAQGDLTIEVPAENVDLVGVRDVVGKEGLEHVFDVLRAEFTEEPTNWSRRYKANLEKLASGDVIKVAEVVRDLWRRDHDRGLSAGEKRMLAKARQILISELALAEKTDEEKAASVLDEVLAS
- the ispD gene encoding 2-C-methyl-D-erythritol 4-phosphate cytidylyltransferase, with product MTHPSNRAVTAVIVVAAGSGERLGYGMPKAQVPLGGETILMHALRGVVASDVARQICVAVPQGDTILREQIAGFTVDLVDGGPEITVVDGGSSRADSVRAALAALEDGTQFVLVHDAARALAPERVFQRVSDALAAGAKAVIPVMPVVDTIKTVAATDAGDDSIAPEVVTGTAPREQLRAVQTPQGFELDTLRRAHQAAGTFDHKQSAAVTDDAMLVELLGSPVHAVRGASQSLKITTPLDLIIAEGLLEGPLGMRWVEG